Proteins encoded by one window of Pseudomonas sp. LS44:
- a CDS encoding AraC family transcriptional regulator, with protein MKPGRVRLGDLTVGFVDSLADAVRSHAQDPLPLLDQYGLDIARLAEPRARLSIPRYMRLGHAAIQLTGDPALGLRMGQVGGLNRIGLTGVTAAQAPTVREAARTLIRFEPLYAQNYRGHSSLIEDAGGAWLRFYSISPYNGYNRFVVDSVLASWACQLSQLCGGQLSVERVMIEFPPPSYAERYTELFGCPVEFTATDNQLRLNQANLALRNPTHCPSTWRHLLEICERELEQLTRTRSLRERIVHLLGPLLLGREPDLEEVAARLQMPVWTLRRKLAEEGTQFRAILNDTRRDLAMAYIRDTELTFGEIAYLLGFASAEAFQRAFKRWSGNTPGEFRRAQRQAG; from the coding sequence ATGAAACCTGGCCGCGTGCGTCTGGGTGATCTGACTGTCGGCTTCGTCGACAGCCTGGCCGATGCCGTGCGTAGCCATGCCCAGGACCCACTGCCGCTACTCGACCAATACGGCCTGGACATCGCCCGCCTGGCCGAGCCGCGCGCACGTTTGTCCATTCCGCGCTACATGCGCCTGGGGCATGCGGCGATTCAGCTGACCGGCGACCCGGCGCTGGGCTTACGCATGGGCCAGGTTGGCGGTTTGAACCGCATCGGCCTGACCGGCGTAACTGCTGCGCAAGCGCCAACGGTGCGCGAAGCCGCGCGCACCCTGATCCGCTTCGAACCGTTGTATGCGCAAAATTACCGTGGCCACTCGAGCCTGATCGAAGATGCCGGCGGCGCCTGGCTGCGCTTCTATTCGATCAGCCCGTACAACGGCTACAACCGTTTCGTGGTCGACAGCGTCTTGGCCAGCTGGGCCTGCCAGCTCAGCCAACTGTGCGGCGGACAGTTGAGCGTCGAACGGGTGATGATCGAGTTTCCACCGCCCAGTTACGCCGAGCGCTACACCGAGCTGTTCGGTTGCCCGGTGGAATTCACCGCGACCGACAACCAGCTCCGCCTCAACCAGGCCAACCTTGCCTTGCGCAACCCGACGCACTGCCCGAGCACCTGGCGGCACTTGTTGGAAATTTGCGAACGTGAACTGGAGCAACTGACGCGAACCCGCAGCCTGCGCGAGCGCATCGTGCATCTGCTCGGCCCGCTGCTGCTCGGTCGCGAGCCGGACCTCGAGGAAGTCGCTGCGCGCCTGCAAATGCCGGTCTGGACGCTGCGCCGCAAACTGGCCGAGGAAGGCACGCAGTTTCGCGCGATCCTCAATGACACCCGCCGGGACTTGGCGATGGCCTATATCCGCGATACCGAGCTGACCTTCGGCGAGATCGCCTACCTGCTCGGCTTCGCCTCGGCGGAAGCCTTTCAGCGCGCCTTCAAACGCTGGAGCGGCAACACTCCGGGAGAATTCCGGCGCGCCCAGCGCCAGGCCGGCTGA
- a CDS encoding NADPH-dependent 2,4-dienoyl-CoA reductase — translation MTARYPHLLAPLDLGFTTLKNRTLMGSMHTGLEEKPNGFERMAAYFAERARGGVGLMVTGGIGPNAEGGVYAGAAKLSTPEEAEKHKIVTRAVHAADGKICMQILHAGRYAYNPKSVAPSAIQAPINPFKPLELDEDGIEKQIQDFVTCSALAQQAEYDGVEIMGSEGYFINQFLAAHTNQRTDRWGGNYENRMRLPVEIVRRVREAVGPNFIIIYRLSMLDLIEGGSTWDEIVLLAKAIEQAGATIINTGIGWHEARVPTIATKVPRAAFTKVTAKLRGEVGIPLITTNRINTPEIAEQVLAEGDADMVSMARPFLADPDFVNKAAQGRADEINTCIGCNQACLDHTFGGKLTSCLVNPRACHETELNYIPTVQVKKVAVVGAGPAGLSAATVAAERGHQVTLFDSASEIGGQFNVAKRVPGKEEFFETLRYFKRKLEASGVSVQLNTRVGVDELAKAGFDEIILATGIAPRTPAIPGVDNPKVISYLDAILERKPVGQSVAVIGAGGIGFDVSEFITHKGEATSLNREAFWKEWGIDGALEARGGIAGIQAEPHAPARQVFLLQRKKSKVGDGLGKTTGWIHRAGLKSKNVQMLNSVEYLKVDDAGLHIRIGEGEPQVLPVDTVIICAGQDPLRELHDGLVAAGQSVHLIGGADVAAELDAKRAINQGSRLAAEL, via the coding sequence ATGACTGCTCGCTATCCGCATCTGTTGGCCCCGCTCGACCTCGGTTTCACTACCCTGAAAAACCGCACCCTGATGGGCTCCATGCACACCGGCCTGGAAGAGAAGCCCAATGGCTTCGAGCGCATGGCGGCGTACTTCGCCGAGCGCGCCCGCGGTGGCGTTGGCTTGATGGTAACCGGCGGGATCGGCCCGAACGCCGAGGGCGGCGTGTATGCCGGCGCGGCCAAGCTGAGCACCCCGGAAGAGGCGGAAAAACACAAGATCGTCACCCGCGCGGTGCACGCAGCGGACGGCAAGATTTGCATGCAGATCCTCCACGCTGGGCGCTATGCCTACAACCCCAAATCGGTAGCGCCGTCGGCCATTCAAGCGCCGATTAACCCGTTCAAGCCACTTGAGCTGGATGAAGACGGTATCGAGAAGCAGATCCAGGATTTCGTCACTTGCTCCGCGCTGGCCCAGCAAGCCGAGTACGACGGCGTCGAAATCATGGGCTCGGAAGGCTACTTCATTAACCAGTTCCTCGCTGCGCACACCAACCAGCGCACCGATCGCTGGGGTGGCAACTACGAGAATCGCATGCGCCTGCCGGTGGAAATCGTCCGTCGCGTGCGTGAAGCGGTAGGGCCGAACTTCATTATCATCTATCGCCTGTCGATGCTCGATCTGATCGAAGGTGGCAGCACCTGGGACGAAATCGTCCTGCTCGCCAAAGCCATCGAACAGGCCGGCGCGACCATCATCAATACCGGGATCGGCTGGCACGAAGCGCGGGTCCCGACCATCGCCACCAAGGTGCCGCGCGCGGCGTTCACCAAGGTCACCGCCAAGCTGCGTGGCGAGGTCGGCATTCCGCTGATCACCACCAACCGCATCAATACTCCGGAAATCGCCGAGCAAGTGCTCGCCGAGGGCGACGCCGACATGGTGTCGATGGCTCGACCGTTCCTCGCCGACCCGGACTTCGTCAACAAGGCCGCGCAAGGCCGTGCCGACGAAATCAACACCTGCATCGGCTGCAACCAGGCCTGCCTGGATCACACCTTCGGCGGCAAGCTGACCAGCTGCCTGGTCAACCCACGGGCCTGCCACGAAACCGAGCTCAACTACATTCCCACCGTTCAGGTGAAGAAAGTCGCGGTGGTCGGCGCCGGCCCGGCCGGACTGTCCGCCGCCACCGTGGCCGCCGAGCGAGGCCATCAGGTGACGCTGTTCGATTCGGCCAGCGAAATCGGCGGCCAGTTCAATGTCGCCAAACGCGTGCCGGGCAAGGAAGAGTTCTTCGAGACCTTGCGCTACTTCAAGCGCAAGCTGGAAGCCAGCGGCGTGAGCGTGCAGTTGAACACCCGCGTCGGCGTCGATGAACTGGCCAAAGCCGGTTTCGACGAAATCATCCTGGCCACCGGTATCGCCCCGCGCACCCCGGCAATTCCCGGTGTCGATAATCCGAAAGTGATCAGCTATCTGGACGCCATTCTCGAGCGCAAACCGGTCGGTCAGAGCGTCGCGGTGATCGGCGCCGGCGGTATCGGCTTCGATGTGTCCGAATTCATCACCCACAAAGGCGAAGCCACCAGCCTGAACCGCGAAGCGTTCTGGAAGGAGTGGGGCATCGACGGCGCCCTGGAAGCACGCGGCGGCATTGCGGGCATCCAGGCTGAGCCGCATGCCCCGGCGCGCCAGGTGTTCCTGCTGCAGCGCAAGAAGTCTAAGGTCGGCGACGGTCTGGGCAAGACCACCGGCTGGATTCACCGCGCGGGGTTGAAGAGCAAGAATGTGCAGATGCTCAATTCGGTCGAGTACCTGAAAGTCGACGACGCGGGCCTGCACATCCGCATCGGCGAAGGTGAACCGCAGGTATTGCCGGTTGATACGGTGATCATCTGCGCTGGCCAGGACCCGCTGCGTGAGTTGCACGATGGCCTGGTCGCCGCTGGACAGAGCGTACATTTGATTGGCGGCGCCGATGTGGCCGCCGAGCTGGATGCCAAACGGGCGATCAACCAAGGCTCGCGCCTGGCCGCCGAACTCTAA
- a CDS encoding nuclear transport factor 2 family protein, which translates to MTAALALNPAVAQAMSKWHEMVASKDLRALPELLDAQAVFRSPVAFKPYVGAPTVALILNTVVKVFEDFTYHREFATSDGLNLVLEFSARVADRELKGIDMIRFDETGKIVEFEVMIRPLSGLQALGEEMGRRLAPYLGKA; encoded by the coding sequence ATGACCGCAGCACTCGCATTGAATCCGGCCGTGGCGCAAGCCATGAGCAAGTGGCACGAAATGGTCGCCAGTAAAGATCTACGGGCGCTGCCCGAATTGCTCGACGCCCAAGCGGTGTTCCGCTCGCCGGTCGCGTTCAAGCCTTACGTCGGTGCCCCTACTGTGGCGCTGATCCTTAATACGGTCGTCAAGGTCTTCGAGGACTTTACCTACCACCGTGAATTTGCGACTAGCGATGGTCTCAACCTGGTGCTGGAGTTCAGCGCCAGGGTGGCTGACCGTGAACTCAAGGGCATCGACATGATTCGTTTCGACGAAACCGGCAAGATCGTCGAGTTCGAAGTGATGATTCGTCCTTTGAGTGGCTTGCAGGCGCTCGGCGAGGAGATGGGCCGCCGCCTGGCGCCGTATCTCGGCAAGGCCTGA
- a CDS encoding carbon-nitrogen hydrolase family protein, producing the protein MPKLLTSLTLTVLLALLGSYAVWTEMRPASRYLSDLRSEVAVNLGEPGERGNLLGIQPELYASDYQSPAQLRLKLAAYLAKAHSAGLLNAKTVVVLPEHIGTWLVASGEKDRIYQAQTVSEAMTWMGLSNPLRLGLAWFAAKGEDRLADALLRMKAKRMAKDYQDLFGGLAKEFGVTLVAGSIVLPEPAVQNGVLRVGKGALYNVSLVFGADGAPLGQPQRKVFPIRDEQSFTAAAPVSALHVVDTPAGRLGVLICADSWYPAGYAELSRQGAQLLAVPAFLTGNGNWSKPWGGYNGAPTPADVQLQPGDLSEGEAWQRLALAGRLPASGAQAGITVFMRGQLWDMGSDGQSLVATAQQHQMAGDGPGARLINLWL; encoded by the coding sequence ATGCCCAAACTGCTCACTTCACTGACTCTGACTGTACTGCTCGCGTTGCTCGGCAGCTACGCCGTGTGGACCGAAATGCGCCCGGCCAGCCGCTACCTGTCCGACCTGCGTAGCGAGGTCGCCGTCAACCTGGGCGAGCCCGGCGAGCGCGGCAATTTGCTCGGCATTCAGCCCGAGCTATACGCCAGCGATTACCAGAGCCCCGCGCAGCTGCGCCTGAAGCTCGCCGCCTACCTCGCCAAGGCGCACAGCGCAGGGCTGCTCAACGCCAAAACGGTGGTGGTGCTGCCTGAACACATCGGCACCTGGCTGGTTGCCAGCGGCGAAAAAGACCGGATCTACCAAGCGCAAACGGTCAGCGAGGCGATGACCTGGATGGGCCTGAGCAATCCCCTGCGCCTTGGACTCGCCTGGTTTGCCGCCAAGGGTGAGGATCGCCTGGCCGATGCGTTGTTGCGCATGAAGGCCAAGCGCATGGCCAAGGACTACCAGGACTTGTTCGGCGGCCTGGCCAAGGAGTTCGGCGTGACCCTGGTGGCCGGCTCGATTGTGCTGCCCGAGCCGGCGGTGCAGAACGGTGTGCTGCGGGTCGGCAAAGGCGCGCTGTACAACGTCAGCCTGGTATTCGGTGCCGATGGCGCGCCGCTCGGCCAGCCGCAGCGCAAGGTCTTTCCGATTCGTGACGAGCAGAGCTTCACGGCCGCCGCGCCAGTGTCCGCACTGCACGTCGTGGACACCCCGGCCGGGCGCCTCGGCGTATTGATCTGCGCCGACAGCTGGTACCCGGCCGGCTATGCCGAACTGTCCCGACAAGGCGCGCAACTGCTGGCGGTGCCGGCCTTCCTTACCGGCAACGGCAATTGGAGCAAACCCTGGGGCGGCTATAACGGCGCGCCGACACCGGCGGATGTGCAGCTGCAACCCGGCGACTTGAGCGAAGGCGAAGCCTGGCAGCGTCTAGCCCTGGCTGGACGCTTGCCGGCCAGCGGCGCGCAGGCAGGCATCACGGTGTTCATGCGCGGCCAGTTGTGGGACATGGGCAGCGATGGCCAGAGCCTGGTCGCCACGGCGCAGCAGCACCAGATGGCCGGCGACGGGCCTGGCGCGCGCCTGATCAATCTCTGGTTGTAA